A single Streptomyces sannanensis DNA region contains:
- a CDS encoding polysaccharide deacetylase family protein translates to MKKHQSHVGRRTMLRAVGCLGAGAVLRLMTLEGDGTPASRPVQPSSAPVAGAPAGRPPSAAAYRLQPMTSYAPERYRPPLPPVRTRPILAMPELGRAMVLTFDDGPDPRYTPEILRILREHEVRAMFLVCGGRATEHPDLLREMADDGHVVGNHSWSHARIYQLPRPAVRDELGRTSEAIERMVGVPPQWYRAPYGAWNRISFEVGAELGMEPLGWNLDSSDWRDPGVPTILGRVRAGASPGAVVLQHDYGGARWQSVTALRTYLPELLTEGYRITVPPVRR, encoded by the coding sequence ATGAAAAAGCATCAGAGCCATGTCGGGCGGCGGACGATGCTGCGCGCCGTCGGCTGTCTCGGAGCCGGCGCCGTCCTCCGGCTGATGACCCTGGAGGGGGACGGGACACCCGCCTCCCGGCCCGTGCAACCATCTTCCGCCCCCGTGGCCGGCGCGCCGGCCGGGCGGCCGCCCTCCGCCGCCGCGTACCGGCTCCAGCCCATGACGTCGTACGCGCCCGAGCGCTACCGGCCCCCGCTGCCGCCCGTACGGACAAGACCCATCCTGGCGATGCCGGAGCTCGGCCGTGCCATGGTGCTCACCTTCGACGACGGGCCCGATCCCCGCTACACCCCGGAGATCCTGCGCATCCTGCGCGAACACGAGGTGCGGGCGATGTTCCTGGTCTGCGGTGGAAGGGCCACCGAACACCCGGACCTGCTGCGCGAGATGGCCGACGACGGCCATGTCGTCGGCAACCACTCCTGGTCCCATGCCCGGATCTATCAGCTGCCCCGGCCCGCGGTCCGTGACGAACTGGGCCGCACCAGCGAGGCCATCGAGCGGATGGTCGGCGTGCCGCCGCAGTGGTACCGCGCTCCCTACGGAGCCTGGAACCGGATCTCCTTCGAGGTCGGCGCGGAGCTGGGCATGGAGCCGCTCGGCTGGAACCTTGACAGCAGCGACTGGCGGGATCCCGGCGTCCCCACCATCCTCGGCAGGGTACGGGCCGGGGCGAGCCCGGGTGCCGTGGTGCTCCAGCACGACTACGGTGGCGCCCGCTGGCAG